Proteins from a single region of Syntrophales bacterium:
- a CDS encoding phosphoribosylaminoimidazolesuccinocarboxamide synthase, which yields MNESKGLMETNLDGLQLAGRGKVRDVYDLGDRLLIVTSDRISAFDVVMADPIPGKGRILTRMSSFWFGVMKDLVRHHLLSTDPADFPASCAPHREILEGRSMLVEKARPLPVECIVRGYLSGSGWQEYRKSRSICGIPLPEGLNESARLPEPLFTPTTKAEIGQHDLPMTRKEMEDKIGAELTERVIGLSIAVYRRAAERALKAGIIIADTKMEFGLLDGELILIDELLTPDSSRFWPADSYGEGRSQKSFDKQFLRDYLLSLNWDQKPPAPPLPADIVRKTLERYEEALQRLTA from the coding sequence ATGAATGAATCGAAAGGCCTGATGGAAACGAACCTGGACGGCCTGCAGCTGGCAGGCCGCGGGAAGGTCCGCGACGTATACGACCTGGGAGACAGGCTTCTGATCGTAACATCGGACCGGATCTCCGCCTTCGACGTGGTCATGGCCGATCCCATCCCCGGCAAAGGCAGGATCCTGACCCGCATGTCCTCGTTCTGGTTCGGGGTCATGAAGGACCTGGTGCGCCATCACCTGCTGTCCACGGACCCGGCGGACTTCCCCGCCTCCTGCGCCCCGCACCGCGAGATCCTGGAGGGCCGTTCGATGCTGGTTGAAAAGGCGCGCCCCCTTCCCGTGGAATGCATCGTCCGCGGGTACCTGAGCGGCTCCGGCTGGCAGGAGTACCGGAAGAGCCGCTCCATCTGCGGGATCCCCCTGCCGGAGGGACTGAACGAGTCGGCCCGCCTGCCGGAACCCCTGTTCACGCCGACCACCAAGGCGGAAATCGGACAGCACGACCTGCCCATGACGCGGAAGGAAATGGAGGACAAGATCGGAGCGGAGCTTACGGAACGGGTGATCGGACTGAGCATCGCCGTCTACCGGCGGGCCGCCGAGCGTGCCCTCAAGGCGGGCATCATCATCGCCGACACGAAGATGGAATTCGGACTCCTGGACGGCGAGCTGATCCTGATCGACGAGCTTCTGACGCCCGATTCCTCCCGCTTCTGGCCGGCCGACTCCTACGGGGAGGGACGGTCCCAGAAGAGCTTCGACAAGCAGTTCCTCCGGGATTACCTCCTGTCGCTGAACTGGGACCAGAAGCCGCCGGCGCCGCCCCTGCCAGCGGACATCGTCCGGAAAACCCTGGAACGGTATGAGGAGGCGCTGCAGCGGCTGACTGCATAA
- a CDS encoding MBL fold metallo-hydrolase — translation MFLKQMQVGMMAVFAYIVGDPRTGEGLVIDPAANTAGILEEAKRADLTIKYIVNTHGHVDHISGNQDMKKKTGAPIVVHEDDADMLTSTPAMMLAMFRAQKSPAADLTVRDGDTITVGSVSLKVIHTPGHSPGGMALYTEGFVFTGDTLFVEAVGRTDLPGGSWQVMSRSIRERLLSLPDDTVVLPGHNYGRQPTSTIGHEKKFNPFLR, via the coding sequence ATGTTTCTGAAACAGATGCAGGTGGGGATGATGGCCGTTTTCGCCTATATCGTCGGCGATCCCCGGACGGGGGAAGGCCTGGTCATCGATCCGGCGGCGAACACCGCCGGCATTCTCGAGGAGGCCAAACGGGCCGACCTCACCATCAAGTATATCGTGAACACCCACGGCCACGTGGACCACATCTCCGGCAACCAGGACATGAAGAAAAAGACCGGCGCTCCGATTGTCGTTCACGAGGACGATGCGGACATGCTGACGTCCACGCCGGCCATGATGCTCGCCATGTTCAGGGCCCAGAAGTCGCCGGCGGCGGATCTCACCGTTCGGGACGGCGACACGATCACCGTCGGCAGCGTCTCCCTGAAGGTCATCCACACCCCGGGACACTCGCCCGGAGGAATGGCCCTCTACACGGAAGGCTTCGTCTTCACGGGAGACACGCTCTTCGTCGAGGCGGTGGGCCGAACCGACCTTCCCGGCGGATCCTGGCAGGTCATGAGCCGCTCCATCCGGGAGCGTCTGCTCTCCCTCCCTGACGACACCGTGGTCCTGCCGGGACACAACTATGGACGCCAACCCACCTCCACCATCGGACACGAAAAGAAATTCAATCCGTTCCTGCGATAG
- a CDS encoding electron transfer flavoprotein subunit beta/FixA family protein: protein MKILVCIKQVPDDDAPVAPDDSGTRWRAAEGADWRINRYDEHALEEALRIREALPGTRIDAVSAGPPRVRAALRRALEMGADEGILILMEEDANPMPSEISALLAAWAEGRGYDLILAGTLSEDDMHGQTGPMLAARLDWPWATSAVRLDVSPGEQAGLEGSCIVVEREMEGGRREILAIRLPAVVAVQTGINRPRYPALSHVLRARSQGLTEVPADTLPAPEIRERSLGVSAPPAASCRFLEGTTEEKALELLRILRDRSLL from the coding sequence ATGAAGATCCTGGTGTGCATCAAGCAAGTCCCGGACGACGACGCCCCGGTGGCACCGGACGACAGCGGGACCCGCTGGAGGGCCGCCGAAGGAGCGGACTGGCGGATCAACCGCTACGATGAGCACGCCCTGGAGGAGGCCCTGCGGATCCGGGAGGCGCTCCCGGGCACGCGGATCGACGCCGTCTCCGCCGGTCCCCCGCGCGTGCGGGCCGCCCTGCGACGGGCCCTGGAGATGGGCGCCGACGAAGGAATCCTGATCCTCATGGAGGAAGACGCAAACCCGATGCCCTCGGAGATCTCCGCCCTCCTGGCCGCCTGGGCCGAGGGTCGGGGATACGACCTGATCCTGGCGGGAACGCTCTCGGAGGACGACATGCACGGCCAGACCGGGCCCATGCTGGCGGCGCGCCTGGACTGGCCGTGGGCCACCTCCGCGGTCCGTCTTGATGTCAGCCCCGGGGAACAGGCTGGTCTGGAAGGTTCCTGCATCGTCGTGGAACGGGAGATGGAGGGGGGCAGAAGGGAGATCCTGGCGATCCGCCTCCCGGCGGTCGTGGCGGTTCAGACGGGAATCAACCGGCCTCGCTACCCGGCCCTGTCGCACGTGCTCCGGGCCCGCTCGCAGGGTCTCACGGAAGTCCCCGCGGATACCCTGCCGGCCCCGGAGATCCGGGAGCGCTCCCTCGGGGTCTCGGCCCCGCCGGCCGCATCCTGCCGCTTCCTGGAAGGGACGACGGAGGAGAAGGCCCTTGAGCTCCTCCGGATCCTCCGGGACCGGTCGCTGCTCTGA
- a CDS encoding sigma-54 dependent transcriptional regulator: MKKSEHILVVDDDRAHRTMLKTLLGGWGYDITEADDGAAAVAAVREEPLDLVLMDIRMVHVSGIEALAEIKAFNPALPVILMTAYASVETAVEALKKGAYDYLTKPLDFDELKLTLQRAMEHLRLAEENRMLRENLKEQYDRTNLLGHSAAMTRLLETVVQIAPTEATVLITGESGTGKELIAGAIHYNSLRKDGPFVKINCAALAESLLESELFGHEKGAFTGADRRKEGKFRQADRGTLFLDEVSEMSLGMQVKLLRVLQEREITRVGGSDVLAVDVRIIAATNRDLLQEIGQGRFRDDLYYRLNVVNLAVPPLRERREDIPLLAQHFLARFAEKNKKAIKGFAPRAMDRLLRHAWPGNVRELMNAVERGVVLARSERLGEDDLALTLPGGAPPTPAEIPGETALSVEGTSLEELERAAILKTLEDAGGNKSEAARRLGITRRTLHKKLKLYGLMQANP; encoded by the coding sequence ATGAAAAAGAGCGAACACATTCTCGTCGTCGACGACGACCGGGCCCACCGGACCATGCTGAAAACCCTCCTGGGAGGATGGGGATACGACATCACCGAGGCCGACGACGGTGCCGCCGCCGTGGCCGCGGTCCGGGAGGAACCGCTCGACCTGGTCCTGATGGACATCCGGATGGTGCATGTCTCGGGCATCGAGGCCCTGGCGGAGATCAAGGCCTTCAACCCCGCCCTGCCGGTCATCCTCATGACGGCCTACGCCTCGGTGGAAACCGCCGTGGAGGCGCTCAAGAAGGGGGCCTACGACTACCTCACGAAGCCCCTGGACTTCGACGAGCTGAAGCTGACGCTCCAAAGGGCCATGGAGCACCTGCGCCTGGCGGAGGAGAACCGGATGCTCCGGGAAAACCTGAAGGAGCAGTACGACCGCACCAACCTCCTGGGGCACTCCGCCGCGATGACCCGGCTCCTGGAGACGGTTGTCCAGATCGCCCCCACGGAGGCGACGGTCCTGATTACGGGAGAATCGGGCACGGGAAAGGAGCTGATCGCCGGCGCCATCCATTACAACAGCCTCCGGAAGGACGGCCCCTTCGTCAAGATCAACTGCGCCGCCCTGGCGGAAAGCCTCCTGGAGTCCGAGCTCTTCGGTCACGAAAAGGGGGCCTTCACCGGGGCCGACCGGCGCAAGGAGGGAAAATTCCGCCAGGCCGACAGGGGAACGCTCTTCCTTGACGAGGTAAGCGAAATGTCCCTGGGGATGCAGGTAAAACTGCTCCGGGTTCTCCAGGAGCGTGAGATCACGCGGGTGGGCGGCAGCGACGTCCTCGCGGTGGACGTGCGGATCATCGCCGCCACGAACCGGGATCTCCTCCAGGAAATCGGCCAGGGCCGCTTCCGGGACGATCTCTACTACCGCCTGAACGTCGTGAACCTGGCCGTTCCTCCCCTCCGGGAGCGCCGTGAGGACATCCCGCTTCTGGCCCAGCATTTCCTGGCCCGGTTTGCGGAAAAAAACAAAAAGGCCATCAAGGGATTCGCGCCCAGGGCGATGGACCGGCTTCTCCGCCACGCCTGGCCGGGAAACGTCCGGGAGCTGATGAACGCGGTAGAACGAGGCGTGGTCCTGGCCCGATCGGAGCGGCTCGGGGAGGACGACCTGGCCCTGACGCTCCCCGGCGGCGCCCCGCCCACTCCGGCGGAGATCCCGGGAGAGACGGCCCTTTCCGTGGAGGGAACCTCCCTCGAGGAACTGGAACGGGCCGCCATCCTGAAAACCCTGGAGGATGCCGGAGGAAACAAGAGCGAGGCAGCCCGCCGGCTCGGCATCACGCGCCGCACCCTCCACAAGAAGCTGAAGCTGTACGGGCTGATGCAGGCGAATCCATGA
- a CDS encoding ATP-binding protein → MNTRTKRTKHARLSPGKPFWAGFSPWIVLGAAVILAPLYGWMAMTNMTRHEAFMNQLLLEKGEALIRSYEAGARTGLGLHRWGYLELQKLLIETAQQQGIDYMVVVDGEGTILADSDPSSVGRPYGTDLDLKEIARSGQVRWRLVPNPGGEDSFEVYQAFKPVAGRRLFGPGGRIAPPVNPEAIRQLIVFVGLDTTPLEDIRKRQRNQSIAQGVLFLLVGCAGFLILFIVQEWRMTRQSLSRIKAFSDRLVEHMPIGLIAVGNDGLIAACNRSAEDILSLAPGGVDGKPAREMLPQCLWDLLEDLREGGKTLEKELECPLEDGRTLPLETLATTLESEEGTPLGSILLFRDITEMRQLKEEVARSQRLASLGSLAAGVAHEIRNPLSSIKGFATYFRERYREIPEDRSTADILIQEVDRLNRVITQLLEFARPMTLQKKPVSIGEAAERALRVVAGEAREKNVVVENRIPDDLPAVEADPDRLHQVFLNLYLNALAAMEKGGILTTAAAADADGTVRIQISDTGTGIPAEDLERVFDPYYTTKPSGTGLGLAIVHKIVEAHDGDIRLESGPGRGTVVTFRIPDRKTT, encoded by the coding sequence ATGAACACCCGGACGAAACGAACAAAACATGCCCGCCTCTCTCCCGGGAAACCCTTCTGGGCCGGTTTCTCGCCCTGGATCGTCCTCGGCGCCGCGGTCATTCTTGCCCCCCTTTACGGCTGGATGGCGATGACAAACATGACCCGCCACGAGGCTTTCATGAACCAGCTTCTCCTGGAGAAGGGAGAAGCCCTGATCCGCTCCTATGAGGCGGGGGCCCGAACGGGCCTGGGCCTGCACCGCTGGGGATATCTGGAACTGCAGAAACTGCTGATCGAGACGGCCCAGCAGCAGGGTATCGATTACATGGTTGTCGTGGACGGGGAGGGAACCATCCTGGCGGACAGTGATCCCTCGTCGGTGGGCCGTCCCTATGGAACCGACCTGGATCTGAAGGAGATCGCCCGCTCCGGGCAGGTTCGCTGGAGACTGGTTCCGAACCCCGGCGGCGAAGACAGCTTCGAGGTTTACCAGGCTTTCAAGCCCGTCGCCGGCCGTCGCCTCTTCGGCCCGGGAGGCCGGATCGCTCCTCCTGTGAATCCGGAGGCGATCCGGCAGCTGATCGTTTTCGTCGGGCTGGATACAACCCCCCTCGAGGACATCCGGAAGCGGCAGAGAAACCAGTCGATCGCCCAGGGCGTCCTTTTCCTTCTGGTTGGTTGCGCCGGATTCCTGATTCTCTTCATCGTCCAGGAATGGCGGATGACGCGACAGTCGCTCTCCCGGATCAAGGCCTTCTCGGACCGGCTTGTGGAGCACATGCCCATCGGTCTCATCGCCGTCGGAAACGACGGCCTCATTGCCGCCTGCAACCGGTCGGCCGAGGACATCCTCAGCCTTGCTCCGGGCGGGGTGGACGGCAAGCCGGCCCGGGAAATGCTCCCCCAATGCCTGTGGGATCTGCTGGAGGATCTGCGGGAAGGTGGGAAAACCCTCGAGAAGGAGCTGGAGTGCCCGCTTGAGGACGGCCGCACCCTTCCCCTGGAGACCCTGGCCACAACCCTGGAATCGGAAGAAGGCACACCGCTCGGATCCATTCTCCTTTTCCGGGACATCACGGAAATGCGCCAGCTCAAGGAAGAGGTCGCCCGGAGCCAGCGCCTGGCATCCCTGGGCAGCCTGGCCGCCGGCGTGGCCCATGAAATCCGCAACCCCCTGAGCTCCATCAAGGGATTTGCCACGTACTTCCGGGAGCGTTACCGGGAGATCCCGGAAGACCGCAGTACCGCGGACATCCTGATCCAGGAGGTGGACCGGCTCAACCGGGTCATCACCCAGCTCCTGGAGTTCGCCCGTCCCATGACGCTCCAGAAGAAACCCGTTTCCATCGGAGAGGCGGCCGAACGCGCGCTCCGGGTCGTTGCAGGAGAGGCACGGGAGAAGAACGTCGTCGTGGAAAACCGAATTCCAGACGATCTGCCGGCCGTCGAGGCGGATCCGGACCGGCTGCACCAGGTGTTCCTCAACCTGTACCTGAACGCCCTGGCGGCCATGGAGAAGGGCGGGATCCTGACCACCGCGGCGGCCGCCGACGCGGACGGAACCGTCCGGATTCAGATATCGGACACGGGGACGGGCATTCCTGCGGAGGACCTGGAGCGCGTCTTCGATCCCTATTACACGACCAAACCGTCCGGAACGGGCCTGGGCCTGGCCATCGTCCACAAGATCGTCGAGGCCCACGATGGAGACATCCGCCTGGAGAGCGGTCCGGGCAGGGGAACCGTCGTGACGTTCCGGATCCCCGACAGGAAAACGACATGA
- a CDS encoding Spy/CpxP family protein refolding chaperone, producing MKGKKWMTTVAILAVVLMATTTWAYGPGGGRGWGRGPCYNTGDVGGPAGLNLTAEQSAKMQALRVAHQKDVQPLQAAMFAKRGELRTLWLDNPPSEEKILKVNRDIDAIKAQLNEKATKHRLQMLNVLTPEQKAQVQTRGPGFGRGFGPGAGAGCDGWGPGSGQGRGMGPRGW from the coding sequence ATGAAAGGCAAGAAATGGATGACGACCGTGGCCATTCTGGCTGTTGTCCTGATGGCCACCACGACCTGGGCATACGGTCCGGGCGGAGGCAGAGGATGGGGGAGGGGCCCCTGTTACAATACGGGTGACGTAGGCGGTCCGGCGGGCCTGAACCTGACGGCGGAACAGAGTGCGAAGATGCAGGCCCTGCGGGTAGCCCACCAGAAGGATGTACAGCCCCTCCAGGCGGCCATGTTCGCGAAGCGGGGCGAGCTCAGGACACTCTGGCTGGATAACCCCCCGAGCGAGGAGAAGATCCTGAAGGTGAACAGAGATATCGATGCCATCAAGGCCCAGTTGAATGAAAAGGCCACGAAGCACCGCCTCCAGATGCTGAATGTCCTGACACCCGAGCAGAAGGCCCAGGTCCAGACGCGCGGTCCCGGCTTCGGTCGTGGCTTCGGTCCGGGAGCGGGTGCCGGATGCGACGGGTGGGGCCCCGGCAGCGGTCAGGGACGGGGAATGGGTCCCAGGGGCTGGTAA
- a CDS encoding metallophosphoesterase, giving the protein MIRTIHRIFLSGASLRRPFTREFFPPRRRIVPLLLSLLFLLMAAPASAERACRHLVILGDPHVPGQHMAAKEQVLQTVNSWPDVDLVVAVGDLCEDRGTVDEYRTVKRFFGGLAKPFLPIPGNHDVVYRDELNANGRRVRGDDASREEKRRRFRETFGLAADYHSRKMGAYLLVFLAPERPEHLAEMSYRQVDWLRSELKKNRRLPTIVFFHAPLRGTLPDYNFRVNTPNYIAQPADRIHDVLMENPQVFLWVSGHTHTVPFRDGFASPINTYGKHVTNIHNPDMNRAGIWTNSLYLFPDRIVIRTYDHRKGAWLPELERTIRPEDPRKTSGRSRAGIPP; this is encoded by the coding sequence ATGATCCGGACCATCCATCGAATATTTCTCTCCGGTGCGTCACTGCGACGGCCCTTTACGCGGGAATTCTTCCCGCCGCGCAGGCGGATCGTTCCGCTGCTGCTCTCCCTGCTTTTCCTGCTCATGGCCGCTCCCGCCTCGGCGGAGCGAGCCTGCCGGCATCTCGTCATCCTGGGCGATCCCCATGTCCCCGGGCAGCACATGGCCGCGAAGGAACAGGTCCTTCAGACGGTGAACTCCTGGCCGGACGTGGATCTGGTCGTTGCCGTGGGGGACCTCTGCGAGGACCGCGGGACCGTCGATGAGTACCGGACGGTGAAGCGGTTCTTCGGCGGGCTCGCGAAACCGTTTCTGCCGATTCCGGGCAACCATGACGTCGTGTACCGGGACGAGCTGAACGCAAACGGGCGGAGGGTGCGCGGAGACGACGCCTCCCGGGAGGAGAAGCGGCGGCGTTTCCGGGAGACCTTCGGGTTGGCTGCGGACTATCACAGCAGGAAAATGGGCGCTTACCTGCTCGTTTTCCTCGCGCCGGAGAGGCCCGAGCACCTCGCGGAGATGTCGTACCGGCAGGTCGACTGGCTGAGATCGGAACTGAAAAAGAACCGGCGGCTCCCGACCATCGTATTTTTCCACGCCCCCCTCCGGGGCACCCTCCCGGACTACAATTTCCGCGTCAACACGCCGAACTACATCGCTCAGCCGGCCGACCGGATCCACGACGTCCTGATGGAGAATCCCCAGGTCTTCCTCTGGGTCTCCGGGCACACCCATACGGTACCGTTCCGGGACGGTTTCGCCTCGCCGATCAACACATACGGGAAACACGTCACGAACATCCACAATCCCGACATGAACCGCGCCGGTATCTGGACAAATTCCCTCTACCTGTTTCCCGACCGCATCGTCATCCGGACCTACGATCATAGAAAAGGCGCCTGGCTTCCGGAGCTCGAGCGGACCATCCGGCCGGAGGACCCGCGGAAAACGTCAGGCCGGAGCCGCGCCGGCATTCCGCCCTGA